The Flavobacterium psychrotrophum region TATCCGCGCAAGGCCTCTGTAAGTAAAAAGCTTGGGTTTTTACCTGGTTCATACAACGCTGTAGGATGAAACTGTATGTATTGCATATCGGCTATTTCTGCACCTGCCCTGTAAGCAATAGCTATACCATCGGCAGTAGCAATAGCAGGGTTAGTAGTGTGTTTAAATAATTGTCCGCATCCGCCGGTACTCAGCACAAGTGTTCTAAAACGTGTATAATGTATCCTGTTATCAGGAGTAAAGTAAAAAGCGCCTACACAGGTTTTGTTTTCTACCACAAGATCTATAACCGTATGTTTTTCGAGTATCGTAATGTTACTTAATGACATGACCGTTGCGAGTAGCGCTCGCTCTACCTCTTCTCCCGTAGTGTCGCCATGATGCAATATTCTCTTGTGCGAATGTCCGCCTTCAAGGGCAAGGTCATATCCTTTATTAACGGTGTCAAAATGTACGCCCAGGCCTATAAGTTCATAAAGCCTTTCAGGAGCCTGTTCTACTACCATCCTTACCACTTCTTTATCACTGCAACCTCCACCGGCTCTAATAGTATCATCTATGTGCTGTTCAAAACTGTCTTCAAGGGTGTTTAATACAGCAGCTATACCTCCCTGGGCAAACTGTGTGTTAGAAACTTCAGCAAAATCTTTTGTCATTATGGTTATAGATAGATCTTTGCGTTTCATAGCCGTTTTAATGGCAAAAAATAATCCGGCTATGCCTGTGCCTACTACTAATATATCTGTTTTTAACATGATTATTTTATTTTAAGAAAGTTCGAGCATACGCTGTATTGGTTTTAAGGCCTCAAGCCTTAATGGCTCGTTAATAGTTATTTCCGGATAACCATTTTTAATACACCGGTACAGCTTTTCCAGCGTATTTAGTTTCATAAAGGCACACTCGCTACATGCGCAGGCATTGTCTTCATAAGACGGTGCGGGTATGAGTGTTTTGCCCTTCGCGGCTTCGGCTAACTGGTACAATATTCCTGCCTCTGTAGCTACAATAAACGTTTCGGCATTACTTTTCACTATATAATCTAACATTCCTGATGTAGATCCTATATAGTGTGCCACTTGCAATATCTGCGCTTCAGATTCAGGATGCGCTACAATTTTAGCACCGGGATATTCCTTGTAAAGAGCAATAAGCTTATCAAATGAAAAGGCTTCGTGAACTACACAGGAACCATCCCATAGTATAAGATTGCGTCCTGTAGTTTTTTTTAGGTAATTGCCCAGGTTCCTGTCTGGCGCAAATAAAATAGGCTCATCTCCAGGAAAAGATTCAATGATCTTTTTTGCGTTAGATGAAGTACAAACCACATCGCTAAGTGTCTTGATACTGGCAGAACAGTTTATATAAGTAACAACTTTATGTCCTGGATACTGATCTTTCCATTTTTTAAAATCGCTGGCATTGCAACCATCAGCAAGCGAACATCCGGCGTTCATATCCGGCAATACAACCTTTTTTTCTGGATTAAGAATTTTAGCCGTTTCTGCCATAAAGTGTACTCCGGCAAAAACAATCATCTCGGCATCGGTTGTAGCGGCTTTTTTAGACAGTTCCAGGCTATCGCCTACAAAATCTGCAATATCCTGTATGTCTTTCTCCTGATAATAATGTGCAAGTATTACAGCTTTCTTTTCTTTTTTGAGCTGTAAAATCTCATCTATAAGGGCTTGTTTATTCATGTCTTGTAAGTAAGCCTTTTCATTGTGGTTTACTTTCGTAAACTTAGTACCTGTTTACTTACTTTTTCATGATATAAATCATATCATTACTCATATTTTACACTTTCAAAATACTGTATAACAAATATTTGACTTTAAAAAAACTACTCATCATATTTTTTATATCATATGATAATAGTCATGCTTTCCGCAAATTATCAGACATAATTTTACTCTGTAATCAGGAGAATTTTAAGCTATTCAGCTCTCTGATAAATATCATTTTTTACAGAAAAACGCCGGTATAATTTTACCGATGTAAACAGGATCAGAACACCGGTTACAATACAAAATTCGCACACAATTATTTAATAAATACCAATTAGTTATGACACCCAAAACAATGAAAACAACTTTTCCTTACAAGCTGGGGAGTGAGTTGCATATTAAAAAGCGCTTGCCTGCAATACTACAGAAAACTAAAAATTAACCTTTTATAAAAACACCATGAAAATTAATTCAATCACTCAATGCATTAGCTTACTGTTACTATTATTTGTTGTAACAACAGCCAGTGCCCAGGAAACACTTACTATAGAACCTAAACCAACACTAAAAATATCAGGCACGTCGTCTCTTCATGACTGGGAGATGATATCTAACACCGCTACCGGAAAGCTGGTTGCTGTAATGGATGGAGCCAAAATAGAAAAGATTAACTCCCTGATTATTGAAATGCCTGCCGAATCTATTAAAAGCGGAAAAAGCGGTATGGATAAAAATGCTTACAAAGCACTTAATACAAGCCAATACAAAACGGTAAAGTTTGAACTAAAACTGGCTACCAAAACAACAACCGGATGGACGCTTAAAGGAAACTTTACTATAGCCGGAGTTACAAAAGAGGCAAACATTGCTGTAAAAGAAACAGCTACAGCAGGTAAAAATACCCTGAGCGGCGATTATAGCTTTAAGCTTACCGATTATAAAATTACACCGCCTACAGCACTTTTGGGTACCGTTAAAACAGGAGACGCTGTAAAAATTTCTTTTGTAATAAACTTCAAATAAACACTTTGGCAATTTAAAATATAAGCCTTATGAGAACTAAATTCTTCTTATTCATTTTCGTAATGATAGCAACGCTGGGTTATGCACAGGAGCAAGCCTATAAAATGAACAATTTTTATATACAAAATAAAGATGCCAGGAACAGCTTTGAGCCTAAAAAGGATACAGCTACAACTTTTGATAAAGTACGTGTAAACGTAGGTGGTGCATTTGCACTGCAATTTCAGGCCGTTACACACGAAAATACTGCTACACCCGTTATGGTAAATGATGTTAATACAAACCAATTGTATGACATAGGAAATAACTTTAATCTTGCAACAGCAAACCTCGATCTTAATGTAGCCTTATACGATGGTGTTAACCTGCACTTAAGAACTTTCCTTTCATCACGCCACCACAACGAAACCTATGTAAAAGGTGGGTACTTGCAAATTGATAAACTGGACTTTATTAAGAAAGACTTTTTAAAGGATGTAATGAAGTATGCATCAATAAAAATAGGCCATAACGAAATAAACTACGGAGATGCACATTTTAGAAGAAGCGACAACGCCAGTACATTAATGAACCCGTTTGTGGGCAACTGGCTTATGGATGCTTATGCAACAATGGTTTTTGCAGAAGTATACTACCAGAGAGATGGCTGGCTGGCTATGGCAGGTGTTACAAACGGCCGACTTAACCAAACTGCTAACGGAGGTACAAGCCCATCTATATATGGTAAAGTAGGTTTTGACAAACAAATTACAGATAGCTTTAGATTTCGCCTTACAGGATCTGCTTACAATGCTGCAGAAACAAAAAGGACAGATTTTTATGATGGCGACAGGGCCGGGTCCAGATATTACTTTGTAATGGAAAACACAGCAGCCACATCTTCTGCAAATTTCAGGTCGGGTCAGGTTGTTCCGGGCTTTACTAACAAGCTTACTTCATTTATGGTTAACCCGTTTATTAAATATCAGGGACTTGAACTTTTTGGGGTGTATGAAAATGCAAGCGGAAGAAGCCTGGCAGAAACAGACAGGAGAACATATCAGCAGTATGCCGCTGAGCTGCTATACCGTTTTGGTAAAGATGAAAACCTTTATTTGGGTGGCCGTTATAATGGTGTTTCTGGCAAAACAGCTGCCGGAGAAGATATTGATGTTACACGTTTTAATATTGGCGGTGGCTGGTTTATGACAAAAAACATACTTGTAAAAGTAGAATATGTAAACCAAAAATATGACGGTTTTGCACCAACAAACATTCTTAACGGCGGTAAATTTAATGGCTTTGTTGCAGAGGCTGCAATAGCTTTCTAAAATCAATTCATCATGTGGAAGTATATCTGTATCATGCTAATGGGGTTGGTAACGTTTCCTGAAAACCCGGCAGAAAGCATTATTGTAGTAAGGCAGGCCTTTACCATTGAAGGCGATACTTCTGTAGGCGATTTTTCCTGTACATATGAGCTGGATCAAAGAGATACTGTAAAAATAAACGGGCTGCTTGCAGAAAATACCACGGTACAATACATCATACCTTCATCTGCTTTTGAATGTCATAATTTTTTACTGAATCGCGACTTTAAAAAAACAATAAAGGCTAAAGAATATAAAGATATAAGAGTTGGTATATCAGGTTTCAGAAAAAGCGGCAACCACTATGTGTGTAATCTAAGGCTGCGGCTTGCAGGTAAAGAAAAACTTTATGAAGATACAGTATTAAAAACTACAAGAGATGATTTAAACGGATCGTTAACCGTAAAATTTCCTGAGTTTGACCTTACTCCTCCCAAAAAACTTGGAGGGCTGGTAAAAGTAAAAGAGGATATTAAAATATCAATAGCACTTACTGTATTACAGTAAAGTAAATAGTATAGGTTAGTCATTTTATGTAAGAGGTTGCTTAAACAAATAAGCAGCCTCTTTGCTTTAGTAGAATTAGTCATTTTTGAATATCTTTCCGGTGCAATTTAAATTTAATGACAATTTACATATTACCAACTCTCCTGGAAACCATTTTCTAAAGCTTTAGCATATTCATCGCCATTAAATACATATAAGTCAGGCGATTTATGAGCACCTCCTTTACGTTTTTCATCAAGCTTTTTTAGTATGTTATATCGCTTCATTTTACGATAAAAGTTTCCTCTGTTAAGTTCTTTATCTAAAATAACTTCATACAGTTTTTGCAATTCCGGCAGGGTAAACTTTTCAGGCAACAGGTTATAGCCTATGGGCTTGTAATTAAGGTCGCGCCTTAGCTGCAAGAGTGCTTCATTATATATTTCGCCGTGATCCATAGTAAATCCGGGCAATGCCTGTATATCGTGCCATGCACAGGCATCAGAAAACATATCAATTTTTGGATCAAGTGTAGTAAAGTCTATCAGGGCATAGTAGCCAATAGATATAAAGCGGTCTGCCTGCCACAGCCCTTTAGGATAATTGTCGAAAAAACCTTCTGACCTCCCCGTTTTACCAAAAGTTTTAAACTGGTTCAGGTAAACATCGGTAGCGCCTGTGCGCCTAAATAGTATATTTTTGGCAGCTTCTATTATATCTTCGTTCTTATCAACATAGCCACCGGGTAGTGCCCAGGTATTTTCACCTTCAAAACGGGTGAGCAGCACCTTAAGACAATCGTTATGAAAGCCAAATACCACACAATCAATAGAAATATGCGCCAGGTATTTTTCTTTATAGATTGCAGAGCTTGTTTGAAGTTTATCGCTAAAACTGCCTGACATAATCTTTTTTTCCAAAAATACAGCTATGATTTTTTTTCTGCAAATTTTAGTATTTTTTTAATGTTTTATTATGAAGCATTAATTTTAATCTTAAGCCCAGAAAATACTGCTACTTCCTAATAAATGAATGGTTTAAAATAATAGGCCTCTATGTTAATTTACCCCTACAACGTTGTAAAATTTTTATGCTTCATTTGGAAACATTAAAAAAATGTTATAATATTGCTTCATGTAGAAGCATAAAAACACTAGCTTCTCGAAAACGATGTAAGAAGTGTATATTAAACATATAACTATAAACAACAACATAACTAAACAACAAAAGAAAAGCTATAATACAGCCTGCGCAATTGTATTGATGGTACGCTCTTAAATACTCACAACAATATTTATAATTCAAAAGGTTAGGAAACCCAAACTCCTGACCCGGAATTCTTATACCCAAACCTAAATAATTAATACAAATGAAAAACAACTACTTTAAACTCCTTGCAGGTGGCTTTTTTTTAATGGCAGCCGCCGGCGTAAGCGCACAGGAGGAAAAGAAACTTACCGTTCAGGATTCGGTTGCCCTGAGC contains the following coding sequences:
- the nadB gene encoding L-aspartate oxidase; the protein is MLKTDILVVGTGIAGLFFAIKTAMKRKDLSITIMTKDFAEVSNTQFAQGGIAAVLNTLEDSFEQHIDDTIRAGGGCSDKEVVRMVVEQAPERLYELIGLGVHFDTVNKGYDLALEGGHSHKRILHHGDTTGEEVERALLATVMSLSNITILEKHTVIDLVVENKTCVGAFYFTPDNRIHYTRFRTLVLSTGGCGQLFKHTTNPAIATADGIAIAYRAGAEIADMQYIQFHPTALYEPGKNPSFLLTEALRGYGAHIVNHEGKRFLFQTDSRGELATRDIVSGAIGEEFRKSGKNCVFLDCRHLDKETFAVHFPAILAYCKSIKLDPFTDLLPITPVAHYQCGGIVVNKNAQSSVNGLYAIGECARTGLHGKNRLASNSLLEAVVYAHQAAQAVCNSIDGTCLCTNGYINKYGIIPGKLHENQISILKKKLQETLQKFYLEGLPESHVTEIIAELKKQAFALYNSLTVSLKLIEILNMLTVAGIIVKQAKNGLSEPYLSENYCN
- the nadA gene encoding quinolinate synthase NadA codes for the protein MNKQALIDEILQLKKEKKAVILAHYYQEKDIQDIADFVGDSLELSKKAATTDAEMIVFAGVHFMAETAKILNPEKKVVLPDMNAGCSLADGCNASDFKKWKDQYPGHKVVTYINCSASIKTLSDVVCTSSNAKKIIESFPGDEPILFAPDRNLGNYLKKTTGRNLILWDGSCVVHEAFSFDKLIALYKEYPGAKIVAHPESEAQILQVAHYIGSTSGMLDYIVKSNAETFIVATEAGILYQLAEAAKGKTLIPAPSYEDNACACSECAFMKLNTLEKLYRCIKNGYPEITINEPLRLEALKPIQRMLELS
- a CDS encoding YceI family protein — protein: MKINSITQCISLLLLLFVVTTASAQETLTIEPKPTLKISGTSSLHDWEMISNTATGKLVAVMDGAKIEKINSLIIEMPAESIKSGKSGMDKNAYKALNTSQYKTVKFELKLATKTTTGWTLKGNFTIAGVTKEANIAVKETATAGKNTLSGDYSFKLTDYKITPPTALLGTVKTGDAVKISFVINFK
- a CDS encoding NUDIX hydrolase, whose translation is MEKKIMSGSFSDKLQTSSAIYKEKYLAHISIDCVVFGFHNDCLKVLLTRFEGENTWALPGGYVDKNEDIIEAAKNILFRRTGATDVYLNQFKTFGKTGRSEGFFDNYPKGLWQADRFISIGYYALIDFTTLDPKIDMFSDACAWHDIQALPGFTMDHGEIYNEALLQLRRDLNYKPIGYNLLPEKFTLPELQKLYEVILDKELNRGNFYRKMKRYNILKKLDEKRKGGAHKSPDLYVFNGDEYAKALENGFQESW